AGATTGACGAACAGGTTCGTCCCTCCGACTTCATCGGGCCTGAAAGAGACGTCGCCCCAGGTACTGATATCCGACCCGTGCAGTGAACGCCAGGCGAGACGGCGGTTCGGTACGTCTTCCGTCACCTCGGCGAACCATTCTACCGAAGTGCCAAGCGGGCCTTTGGCGACCCAGTGGGTATGTCCGGTATCGGTGGCCTTGATGTCGTCAATAAAGCTCATCACTTCCGGAAGGCGCACGAACCCGTGCCAGAACTCGTAGACATCCTCCGGTGGCCGGTCGATGTTGACTGAACTTTCAAGGTGGACGTTGCGGCGTTGAAGGCCAGGAAATGGCGTTTTCTGGGAAGCGCCCACCTTCGGTTTCGCGGCATCAAGGAAGATTGCTGAACCGATGCCCGCAAGCAAGCTGCCGAGAAGTCCTCCGCGACGCCAGCCAACCAGCGCGGCCAGTGTTCCTCCCAGCAACGCAGCCCCCTTCATCAACTGTTGAGGGGAAGTACCCTGCCGACCCGCGGGGTTACGTGTCGGCGATCTCCTCCGTACTGGATCTGTCATAGGACCTCCTTGTAGTGATGAACATCGATGAACAACGATGAGCAGTCATGAGCAAGGATGAGCAGGCTCAGCTTCATAGTGAACCCGTCCAGGGAGGTCTGACTTATCCTGGGTTAAAACCAGGTCTATTTGGCCGCAAGTAAAGAAGTCGGGGACTGTCGCAGAAGGGCTGTGCGAAATATATACAGTTGCTTAATGTTTGACGGTTCTCAGGTCGGCAGGCCGAAATCGGGGCGCCACCCGCGGATGGCGCCTCGCATCCAAACCGCCTCTACGCCACGGCTCGAGCCACCGCCCGCCCGGCACTGCGACCGGAGAACAGGCAGCCGCCCAGGAAGGTCCCTTCCAGTGCTCGATAACCGTGCATGCCGCCACCACCGAAACCGGCCGCTTCACCCACCGCATAGAGACCCTGGATACGCTCGCCCTGTTCATTGAGCACTTGCGCGTTGAGGTCTGTCGACAGGCCACCCAGCGTCTTCCGGGTCAGGATGTTGAGGCGCACGGCAATCAGCGGTCCGTGTTTCGGGTCAAGGATACGATGGGGCTTGGCCGTGCGGACGATCTTGTCGCCGGTGAATTTCCGGGCATTGTGGATCGCCATCACCTGGAAGTCCTTGGTGAATGGATTGTCCAGTTGCCGGTCCCGGGCCTCGATCTGGCGGCGGATATCCGCCGGGTCCAGCAGGTTGTCGCCGCTGAGTTCGTTCATGCCCCGCACCAGATCCTCAAGGTTGTCGCGCACCACGAAGTCGACACCGTGCTCCTTGAAGGCTTCCACCGGGCCCGTCCCCTTGCGGCCGATCGGCCGTTGCGCCGTCTGCAGCCAGCTCTTGCCGGTGATATCCGGATTCTGCTCGGAGCCGGATAGGGCAAACTCACGCTTGATGATGCTCTGGTTGAGGATGAACCAGCTGTAGTCGTAACCGGTGGACTGGATATGGGCGAGCTGGCCCAGGGTATCCGAGCCGGGGTAGAGCGGAGCGGGGAAGCGTCGGCCCTCGGCATCGAACCAGAGCGAAGACGGCCCCGGCAGGATGCGGATGCCGTGCATCGGCCAGATCGGGTTCCAGTTCTGGATGCCCTCGACGTAATGCCACATCCGGTCCGGGTTGATGACGCGGGCGCCTGCGGCCTCGGTGATGCCGATCATCCGGCCGTCCACGTGCGCGGGCACGCCGCTGACCATGCGTTTCGGTGGCCGGCCCAGGCGCTCCGGCCAATTACGGCGCACCAGTTCGTGATTGCCGCCGATGCCGCCAGAGGCCACGATGATGGCCTGGGCCCGGTACTCGAAAGGCTCCTGCTCGTCGCGGTTGGTCTTGATGCCACGTTCGGCGCTATCCGGGGCGAGCACCTGTCCCCGCACGCCGTCGACATGTTCGCCCGTGGTCAACAGTTCATCCACACGGTGCCGGAAGCAGAAGCGGATCAAGCCCTGCTTTTCCGCCTCCCGCGCACGCCTCTCGAAGGGCTCGACGATACCGGGCCCGGTGCCCCAGGTGATGTGGAAGCGTGGGACGGAGTTGCCGTGGCCGCAGGCGTCGTAACCGCCTCTTTCCGCCCAGCCCAGCACCGGGAACACCCGATGGCCCATGGCCCGTAGCCATTCACGCTTCTCGCTGGCGGCAAAGGCGACGTAGGCCTGGGCCACCTGCCGCGGCCAGTAGTCTTCTTCCCGGTCGAACCCGGCCGTGCCCAGCCAGTCTTCCCAGGCCAGTTCGGGGGAATCCTTGATGCCCATCCGACGTTGCTCGGGGGAGTCGATGAACATCAGCCCACCCAGCGACCAGAAGGCCTGGCCCCCGAGGTTCCGTTCCGATTCCTGTTCCACGATCAGCACCCGCCGCCCTGCATCGGCCAGTTCGGTCGCCGCCACCAATCCTGCCAGTCCGGCGCCCACGATAATGACATCTGCCTGTTCGGCCATATCGAGCCCTCTTCTTATTGTGTGTATGCCACGACACCGTCTTTCCCTGCAGAAAGGATGGCCTGGCCAATTCGATCCAGCCCCTCAGTATAGGCGACGCCGGGGTAAAAGGTCGCCCGTTGAAAGCGCCAACGCACCTGTTTACCTGTCAATGACATGCGTTGCTGAATCTTGTTGGCTCCTTGCCTATCCTCGAAGCTGTTCATTGGTCCCTGGGCGCGAGTACCCCAGCCGTTATGGAAGACATCCCGACATGGAATTGACGAGCACGCTAAAGCTGTTTGCAGATTACAACCTTATCGTAGTGGTACTCGGGCTTGGGGTCCTGGCGCTTGCGGTGCTGCTCCACCGCTTCCGGCACTACCCGTTTTCCTTCCCGATCGTTGCACTGGCATTGGGCTATATCGCCTTTGCGTTGCCGCTGGGTATTACACCGCCGGATCCTCTCAAGCAGAGCAAGATGGCCGTCCACCTGACCGAGATCGGGGTGATCATTTCGCTCATGGGTGTGGGGCTGAAGATCGACCGCTTGCCGAGTTGGCGTGCCTGGAGTTCGACCTGGCGCATGTTGGCCATCGCGATGCCCCTGACGATCGCTGGCGTCGCCTTGCTTGGCTGGTGGATGGTGGGGTTCGCGCCGGCAGCTGCCCTGCTGCTGGGCGCGGCGCTCGCGCCGACGGATCCGGTGTTGGCGTCGGATGTGCAGGTGGGCGAGCCCGAAGACTCGGTCGACGAGGGTATCGATCCTACGCAGAAGGAAGACGAGCTGAGGTTCACCCTGACCTCGGAAGCCGGGCTCAATGATTCCCTGGCCTTCCCCTTTACCTACCTGGCCCTGCTCATGCTGTTTGAAGGCGGCTCGCCGTCAAACTGGCTCGGTCACTGGCTGGTCATCGACGTGGTTTACCGGATTGCCATCGGCATCGGCGTCGGCGTATTGGCCGGCTGGCTGCTGGCGGTGGTCCTGTTGCGGCTGCCGGTGGAAACCGAACAGGAAAGAATGAAGGCCGGCGTAGGTGCGCTGGCGGGTACCTTGCTGCTTTATGGCGTCACCGAAGTATTCGGCGGCTATGGCTTTCTCGCGGTCTTCATCGGCGCGATGACCATCAAGCACCGTGAGAAGACCCACCAGACACACCGCTCGTTGCATACCTTCGCAGAGCAATCCGAGCAGCTGTTGATGACCGGTATCCTGATCGCGCTGGGCGGTGCCGTCGCCGGTGGCTTGCTGGAACCGCTTACCTGGGAGGCTGCACTGCTCGGCATTCTGCTGATCCTGGTGTTGCGACCCGCGGCGGGTCTTATCGGCCTGTTGGGCGCCAAAAGCCTGTCGTTCCGGGACCGGTGTATTGCCAGTTTTTTCGGTATCCGGGGTATCGGCTGTCTCTACTACCTTGCTTATGCCTTGCAGAAGGGCGAATTTGTCGACGCCAAGTTACTGTGGGCAACCTGTGCGTTCACGGTCATTCTCTCCGTTTGTGTGCACGGTGTGTTGGCGACGCCGGTAATGCAGTTCAGGGAACGGCGGATCGGCCATGGAGAAGAGTAAGGCCCCCAACGGGCATGCGAGGGAATGCTTCAGTCAATATGGATGTAACGGCCTCTTGTCAGCACCTGGGATGTCGTTAGCTGCTCGTGCCGCGTGGCGAAGGCAATCGCCGTGATGCGTCGTGTGGCGGTCAGGCCTGGTGCGCCCCTTATCTCTTTCCGCTTGTAATACGACTTACAAGATATCCCGCAAGAGGTGAGACAACGATGGCTATGGTGGGCACTAGTACGGCCGTAAGCACCATGGTCTGTAGGACGAACGGCAGGTCGGGTAACAGTGCCTCAAGGCTCATCAAGCCCAGAATTACGAGTGGCCAGACAACTAACCAGACCAGGAACAGGCGGATCAAGTAGTTTGGGAAATTCTGCATGAGATCTCTTCGCTCCTGGGTAGCGCCGAAACGCCAGATTGCCTCTACGCCGTGAAAAGATAGCGAGCGTCATGCTTCCGAAACCGAAGCATTGAGAAGCCCCTCGCTCCTTAACCCAGCCAAATAGATAACTACGTGTCGTTCGATAAAGCTTTCGTCAAGCGGCGCATGTTGTACCAGAAGGCGAAAAAAGATCGGGCCATAGAGGCCGTCGACAATCGTATCTAAATCCGCCCCCTCGGCGACGCTCTCGTCCATTATCCGAATTAGGGCTTTTTTGGCAGCTTCCCTGCGCGGCTCCAGGTAATCCGAGACGAATGCTTCCATCGTGGCCATATCGGCCCGGCCAAGAGCAACAATTTCGCGAACCGTGCGTCCGTCTTTCCCGCGATAGGCGGTAACGACAGACCGCAGTTGCGACTTGATGTCGGCGATCGGGCAATCGGTAGTGGGGAAGGTGATCCGAGGGGATATATCGGCCAGGAATGCTTCCATGACCACGGCCCCTTTTGTCGGCCACCAGCGATAGATGGTGCGCTTGCCGATACCTGCGCGTGCAGCAATCCCCTCGATCGAAAGCCCGGCGTAGCCCTGCTCATCAAGGAGCTCACTCGCAGCTCGCAGGGCTGCCTCCCTCGACGCTTCGCTGCGAGGTCGGCCCGATCGGCGCTTTTCCGGCGTGGCGCTCACTGCCTTTCCAGCCCCATCGCTCGAGGCATAAGGTCGTAGGGATGCGCCCAGCCCGGCAACCTCGAGATGCGACTTGCCCACGCGCTTATCCTGGGATAAGTAGCCAGGTCGATCCCGGTCTTCTCGTCAAAGTAGATGTAGCCTGCCATTGAAATGTCGGCGATCGTCGGTCGGTCACCGACGACGTAGCTCCTGCCATCAAGATGACGTTCGACGTCCACGAAGGCGGCGTTCGCCTGCATTCGCAGGAACTCCGTAACCGGCGACTCGACTTCCCCCTTAAGGCCGACGCGCATTCGCAGCGTAGCGTAGAAGCTCGAGAAACGGTGATTATCAAAAAGGAGCCAGCGGAGGATTTCCAGCCGTTCTTCCTCATTCTTTCCACCGAACCGCCCCGTTAGGGCGGAGAGATAGGTCAGGATGACGCCACTCTGGGTCAGCCGCTCACTCCCGAACTCCAGTACCGGGATCTCTCCCATTTGGTTGACCGCCGATCTAAAGCGCGACTTGGTCTCGGGATCGAAGAAGTCTACGAATTCAGGTGCCCAATCCAGCTCGCAAAGATTCAGCATGAGCGCTACCTTGTAGGTGTTACCCGACTCACCCCTGCCATAAAGCTTGTAAGTAGCCATTGATGCCAGCTCTCCGAATTGGGGAATAATACAATACGAGCCGTATCGTATTATAAATAAGTGTGCTACACAACGCTTGCCTGATTCATCGGTTGATAGGGTTCTTCTGCGCTTACCTCTGGCTGTGGCGCGGATGCAACAGGGCGTCGATCTGGTGCTCATTCCCTACGCGGCTGCGGCGAAGGAAGCCGCGGATCGCCTGTTGCGGCCTGATCCCTCTGATGGGGCTGGAGAGAAGACATGAAAAGATTCAGTAAAATCCTCTATGTATCCGAACCGTCCGTCGAACAGACAGGTAGCATCGCCCAGGTCATTGCACTGTGCCGCAGTAACCAGGCGGATTTGACCCTTATCGAGGTCATACCTCCGCCTACGCCGGGCATGGTCATGCCGCCGGGCGGCCCATCGGCTGACGACCTGGCAGTGACGCGGATTTCCAACGCCCGGAAAGCGCTTATCTCGCTCCTTGGGCCTGACGCAGATCACGATGTCGACATTGATGTGCGCGTGGGCACCAAGTTCATGGAGGTCATTCGCGCGGTACTGGAAGATGGCTATGATCTGGTCATCAAGCCAGCAGAGAACCCTGACTGGATCGAGCGCCTTTTCGGTAGCGATGACATGCATCTTTTACGCAAGTGTCCTTGCCCGGTATGGCTGATGAAACCGCAGAAAAAGACGGTCTACGAGACAGTCGTCGCGGCCATCGACTTCGACCCCAATGAGGTCGATATCGATAGGGACGAACAGGCACTCAACGATCAGATTCTCGAGTTCGCAAGTGCGCTAGCACTTGCAGAGTCTGCGGAGTTGCACCTGGTTCACGTTTGGGATGCACCTGAGGCGGGTTTTATTAGCATGTGGACCGATGACCCTGCCAAGGCCGAGGTAAGTTTGGTAGAAGGGGAGCGTGCCCGGCATGAGGCCGGTATGGATTCGCGCATCCAAATGCTTCGCAGCTGCCTGGGTGAAGAGACGTACGACTACATCTCGCCCCGGGTTCACGTGCTTATGGGCTCGCCCCGCAAGGCAATACCTTCACTCGTCAGCGACCTGGGCGCCGATGTTCTGGTAATGGGTACGGTCGCCAGGACCGGCATACCGGGGCTATTCATCGGTAACACGTCCGAGGCGATCCTGGATCAGCTGAAATGTTCCGTGCTGGCGGTGAAGCCAGCGGGTTTTGTTACGCCCATAAAACCTGAATGATCGCGCGTTGGAGTCATTGAATCTGATTTAGGGGCCGATGTCTCCCTAGACCTCCAGCCACTCCTTGCGGATCTCGGGGTTGTCCTGCAGCGACTCCGGCGTGCCGTCAAACACGATCTTGCCTTCGCCCATGACATAGACCCGGTGGGAAATCTGCAGCGCGATGCTGAGCTTCTGCTCCACCAGCAGGACGGCGATGCCCGCGGTGGCGATTTCCTCGAGGATGGCGGCGACATCGGCCACGACCTTGGGCGCCAGGCCTTCGGTGGGCTCGTCGACCATGATGCAGCGGGGATCGCCCATCAGGGTGCGGAACATGGTCAGCATCTGTTGCTCGCCCCCGGATAGCACCTCGGCGGGAGTATGCTCCCGTTCCTTCAGCCGTGGGAAACGTTTGTAGACGGCGTCCAGGGTCCATTGGGCACCCGTCTGGCCCCGGCGCTTCATACCCAGTTCGAGGTTCTGTGCCACCGTCAGGCCGGGGAAGATGGCCCGGTCCTCGGGCACATAGCCCACACCGGCATGGGCCACCCGATGTGGCGGGAGCCCAGCGAGCTGTTTGCCCTCCATCTGGATGTCGCCCTTGGGCGTGACCAGGCCCATCACCGATTTGCACAGGGTCGAGCGGCCCACACCGTTGCGGCCAAGAAGGCTCACGATCTCGCCAGGCTTGACCTCCATGTTCACGCCCCGGAGAACGTGACTCTTGCCGTAGTAGGCGTGTAAGTCTCGTATCTGCAGCATCAATGGACCTCCGTGCCGAGATAGGCTTCCTGGACCGCCGCATTGGCGCGGATGGCTTCGGGGGTATCCGTCGCAATCACCTCGCCATAGACCAGCACGGAGATACGGTCCGCCAGTTCGAACACGACGCCCAGATCATGCTCGACCAGGACCAGGGTGCAGTCGGTGGTGATCTTGCGGATGAGGTTCACCACGGCGTCGGCTTCGTGCCGGCTCATGCCGGCCGTGGGCTCGTCCAGCAGGATGACCTTGGCGCCGGAGGCAACGGTCGCGCCGATTTCCAGGGCCCGCTGTTCGGCATAGGTCAACAAGGATGCGGGGACGTCTGCGCGATGCTGCAGGTTTAACTGGACCATCAACTCTTCGGCCCGTTCCGTCACGGCTCTCTGTGACAGTACGTTCTTCCAGAAGGCGTATTTGTGGCCCGCCGCCCACAGCAGGGAGCAGCGCAGGTTCTGCATGACGGTCATGTTCTGGAACAGGTTGGTTACCTGGAAGCTGCGGCTGAGGCCTTTGCGGTTGACCCGGTGCGGCGGCAAGTTGCTGACCGTTTCGCCGAAGAGTTCAATGGCGCCGCTGGTGACCCGCAGCCGGCCGCTTATCAGGTTGAAAAGCGTGGACTTGCCAGCGCCATTGGGGCCGATCACCACGTGCCGTTCGTTTTCCCGGATGTCCAGGTCGACACCGCGGATGATTTCGGCGCGGCCAAAGTTCTTTTGCACGTCTTTCAGTTTCAAGGCGGTACGGCCTGTCATGACTCACCTCCAGAAGACTTTGCGCCGGTTTTGCGGTGAAGCAGGGGACGGGCGTGGGCGACCATCAGGGCCAGGCCGACCGCCAGGATCCCCAGCGAGATAATCCACGGCATTGCGTTGGTGGCGGTCACGGAGACGCCCATCAGGTTCAGGGGTGCGCTAGGGTCCCAACTGCCGAAGTAGTGGTAGGCGAGCTCGACCGTGCACACCAGTCCGAAGATGGCGATGAGTGTCGTGCCCAGCAGGTACAGGCGGATCAGTGTGGTGCCCTTCCACTGACCGGCCCGAATGGCCTCCACCTGTTGGTGGAGCAGCCCGAACAGGCCTTGGGGGGCAAACATCACCACGGCAATAAACATCAGGCCGAAGTAGAGGACCCAGGCTTCGGTAAATGAGGACAGCGAGGTTTCCAGGTAGACCACCAGGGCGGCTCCAAAGACCGGCCCAAAGAAGTAACCGATGCCGCCCAGATAGGTGGCAATCAGGACCTGGCCGGAGACGATCTGACCCACGGTTTCGTCGGTGATGATTTCGTCGGCAATCACGAACAGTCCCCCGGCCAATCCGGCGAAGAACGCCGACAGCGAGAACTGGATAAATCGCACCATTTGGGGGTTGTAGCCGACGAATTGCGCTCGCTCGGGATTGTCCCGCACGGCGTTGGCCATCCAGCCCAGGGGCGTCCGGCGCAGGGCAAACATGGCCACGGCGGAGATGAGTGCCCAGCCCAGGATCAGGTAGTAGACGTTGATGCTGGGGCCATAGTTGACGCCAAACAGTGACGGGGCTTCCACCCGGTTACCGAAAAGGCCGCCTTCGCCGCCGAAGAAGTCGGTAAACATCAGGGCGCTGGAATGGACCAGGGCGCCGATACCCAGGGTAATCATGGCAAACACCACGCCGGCCCGCCGGGTCGAGACCGCACCGAACAGGATGCCGAACCCGAGCCCGGAAAAGGCGCCGACCAGGGGCAGCAGTTCCAGGGGTAGGCCGGTACCGGTGTCGTTGACCATCCGCAGGACGTGCATGGTGCAGAAACCACCGAGACCGAAGTAGACGGCGTGGCCGAAGGAGAGCAGCCCGGTGTTGCCCAGCAGCATGTTATAGGAGAGGGCGAAGACCACCAGGATGCCCATCTGGCTCAGCATGTCGATGGAATGGCCCGAGGTGAAAACCTGGGGGAGTATGAGGGCGACCAGGACGACAGCGGCCCAGGGCCAGAATCGTCCCAGGCGGAGACGAGGCCGCGTTCCCTCTGTCGCCGTCGGTTTTGTCGATTTGTCGCGTTGTTGTAGGACACTCATGCTTCACGTTTCCCCATCAATCCGCGTGGACGGAAAATCAGTGTCAGGACCAGCAGCAGGAACGGCAGCACCGGCGCCAGTCGCAACGAGTCCATGTACCAGAGGGTCGAGAAGAAGCTGTCCCGTGAGACTTCGACGCTGCTGAAGAGACCGGCGAGGGAGAAGTCGACCGAAAGTGCGAGAGTCTGGAGCACGCCAATGACGATAGATGCGATCAGGGCCCCCGGGACCGATCCCAATCCGCCCAGCACCACCACCACGAACACGATCGGTCCCATCAGGAACGCCATGCCCGGTTCGGTGACCAGATGGATACCGCCGACGACGCCGCCCAGCCCGGCCAGGGCGCAGCCGATGGCAAACACCCACATAAACACCTGGGGTACGTTATGGCCCAGTGCCGAAACCATGTCGGGACGGGACAGGGAGGCCTGGATGATCAGCCCCGCTCGGGTTTTCTTGAGGAGGATATAGAGCACGACAAACATCACGACCGACACCGCCAGGATGAAGACCTTGAAGGCCGGGTAGTCGATGCCGAACATCGTAAACAGCGTGAAGTCGAGGGAGTCTGGCATCCGGTAGGGTACCGGTACGGTGCCCCAGAAGAGGCTGACCAGTTCGTCGATCACGTAGGCCAGGCCAAAGGTGAAGAGCAGTTCGGGAACATG
The window above is part of the Marinobacter nanhaiticus D15-8W genome. Proteins encoded here:
- a CDS encoding cation:proton antiporter — protein: MELTSTLKLFADYNLIVVVLGLGVLALAVLLHRFRHYPFSFPIVALALGYIAFALPLGITPPDPLKQSKMAVHLTEIGVIISLMGVGLKIDRLPSWRAWSSTWRMLAIAMPLTIAGVALLGWWMVGFAPAAALLLGAALAPTDPVLASDVQVGEPEDSVDEGIDPTQKEDELRFTLTSEAGLNDSLAFPFTYLALLMLFEGGSPSNWLGHWLVIDVVYRIAIGIGVGVLAGWLLAVVLLRLPVETEQERMKAGVGALAGTLLLYGVTEVFGGYGFLAVFIGAMTIKHREKTHQTHRSLHTFAEQSEQLLMTGILIALGGAVAGGLLEPLTWEAALLGILLILVLRPAAGLIGLLGAKSLSFRDRCIASFFGIRGIGCLYYLAYALQKGEFVDAKLLWATCAFTVILSVCVHGVLATPVMQFRERRIGHGEE
- a CDS encoding ABC transporter ATP-binding protein, producing the protein MTGRTALKLKDVQKNFGRAEIIRGVDLDIRENERHVVIGPNGAGKSTLFNLISGRLRVTSGAIELFGETVSNLPPHRVNRKGLSRSFQVTNLFQNMTVMQNLRCSLLWAAGHKYAFWKNVLSQRAVTERAEELMVQLNLQHRADVPASLLTYAEQRALEIGATVASGAKVILLDEPTAGMSRHEADAVVNLIRKITTDCTLVLVEHDLGVVFELADRISVLVYGEVIATDTPEAIRANAAVQEAYLGTEVH
- a CDS encoding branched-chain amino acid ABC transporter permease, yielding MLETIAFSLLNGLLYGMLLFMLSSGLTLIFGMMGVLNFAHASFYMLGAYFAYTVGSVTGFWVALFLAPILVGMIGAAVERFGLRHVHKHGHVPELLFTFGLAYVIDELVSLFWGTVPVPYRMPDSLDFTLFTMFGIDYPAFKVFILAVSVVMFVVLYILLKKTRAGLIIQASLSRPDMVSALGHNVPQVFMWVFAIGCALAGLGGVVGGIHLVTEPGMAFLMGPIVFVVVVLGGLGSVPGALIASIVIGVLQTLALSVDFSLAGLFSSVEVSRDSFFSTLWYMDSLRLAPVLPFLLLVLTLIFRPRGLMGKREA
- a CDS encoding FAD-binding dehydrogenase, which encodes MAEQADVIIVGAGLAGLVAATELADAGRRVLIVEQESERNLGGQAFWSLGGLMFIDSPEQRRMGIKDSPELAWEDWLGTAGFDREEDYWPRQVAQAYVAFAASEKREWLRAMGHRVFPVLGWAERGGYDACGHGNSVPRFHITWGTGPGIVEPFERRAREAEKQGLIRFCFRHRVDELLTTGEHVDGVRGQVLAPDSAERGIKTNRDEQEPFEYRAQAIIVASGGIGGNHELVRRNWPERLGRPPKRMVSGVPAHVDGRMIGITEAAGARVINPDRMWHYVEGIQNWNPIWPMHGIRILPGPSSLWFDAEGRRFPAPLYPGSDTLGQLAHIQSTGYDYSWFILNQSIIKREFALSGSEQNPDITGKSWLQTAQRPIGRKGTGPVEAFKEHGVDFVVRDNLEDLVRGMNELSGDNLLDPADIRRQIEARDRQLDNPFTKDFQVMAIHNARKFTGDKIVRTAKPHRILDPKHGPLIAVRLNILTRKTLGGLSTDLNAQVLNEQGERIQGLYAVGEAAGFGGGGMHGYRALEGTFLGGCLFSGRSAGRAVARAVA
- a CDS encoding ABC transporter ATP-binding protein codes for the protein MLQIRDLHAYYGKSHVLRGVNMEVKPGEIVSLLGRNGVGRSTLCKSVMGLVTPKGDIQMEGKQLAGLPPHRVAHAGVGYVPEDRAIFPGLTVAQNLELGMKRRGQTGAQWTLDAVYKRFPRLKEREHTPAEVLSGGEQQMLTMFRTLMGDPRCIMVDEPTEGLAPKVVADVAAILEEIATAGIAVLLVEQKLSIALQISHRVYVMGEGKIVFDGTPESLQDNPEIRKEWLEV
- a CDS encoding SRPBCC family protein — translated: MTDPVRRRSPTRNPAGRQGTSPQQLMKGAALLGGTLAALVGWRRGGLLGSLLAGIGSAIFLDAAKPKVGASQKTPFPGLQRRNVHLESSVNIDRPPEDVYEFWHGFVRLPEVMSFIDDIKATDTGHTHWVAKGPLGTSVEWFAEVTEDVPNRRLAWRSLHGSDISTWGDVSFRPDEVGGTNLFVNLNFEPPGGAAGSAINHFLSGIENSVLTQNLRHLKAYMETGEVPTNRTQKVRRKP
- a CDS encoding branched-chain amino acid ABC transporter permease, with translation MSVLQQRDKSTKPTATEGTRPRLRLGRFWPWAAVVLVALILPQVFTSGHSIDMLSQMGILVVFALSYNMLLGNTGLLSFGHAVYFGLGGFCTMHVLRMVNDTGTGLPLELLPLVGAFSGLGFGILFGAVSTRRAGVVFAMITLGIGALVHSSALMFTDFFGGEGGLFGNRVEAPSLFGVNYGPSINVYYLILGWALISAVAMFALRRTPLGWMANAVRDNPERAQFVGYNPQMVRFIQFSLSAFFAGLAGGLFVIADEIITDETVGQIVSGQVLIATYLGGIGYFFGPVFGAALVVYLETSLSSFTEAWVLYFGLMFIAVVMFAPQGLFGLLHQQVEAIRAGQWKGTTLIRLYLLGTTLIAIFGLVCTVELAYHYFGSWDPSAPLNLMGVSVTATNAMPWIISLGILAVGLALMVAHARPLLHRKTGAKSSGGES
- a CDS encoding universal stress protein, with product MKRFSKILYVSEPSVEQTGSIAQVIALCRSNQADLTLIEVIPPPTPGMVMPPGGPSADDLAVTRISNARKALISLLGPDADHDVDIDVRVGTKFMEVIRAVLEDGYDLVIKPAENPDWIERLFGSDDMHLLRKCPCPVWLMKPQKKTVYETVVAAIDFDPNEVDIDRDEQALNDQILEFASALALAESAELHLVHVWDAPEAGFISMWTDDPAKAEVSLVEGERARHEAGMDSRIQMLRSCLGEETYDYISPRVHVLMGSPRKAIPSLVSDLGADVLVMGTVARTGIPGLFIGNTSEAILDQLKCSVLAVKPAGFVTPIKPE
- a CDS encoding glutathione S-transferase family protein, which produces MATYKLYGRGESGNTYKVALMLNLCELDWAPEFVDFFDPETKSRFRSAVNQMGEIPVLEFGSERLTQSGVILTYLSALTGRFGGKNEEERLEILRWLLFDNHRFSSFYATLRMRVGLKGEVESPVTEFLRMQANAAFVDVERHLDGRSYVVGDRPTIADISMAGYIYFDEKTGIDLATYPRISAWASRISRLPGWAHPYDLMPRAMGLERQ
- a CDS encoding TetR/AcrR family transcriptional regulator produces the protein MSATPEKRRSGRPRSEASREAALRAASELLDEQGYAGLSIEGIAARAGIGKRTIYRWWPTKGAVVMEAFLADISPRITFPTTDCPIADIKSQLRSVVTAYRGKDGRTVREIVALGRADMATMEAFVSDYLEPRREAAKKALIRIMDESVAEGADLDTIVDGLYGPIFFRLLVQHAPLDESFIERHVVIYLAGLRSEGLLNASVSEA